One Corynebacterium uterequi DNA segment encodes these proteins:
- the dnaJ gene encoding molecular chaperone DnaJ, with protein sequence MARDYYGILGVSKDASDSEIKKAYRRLARKYHPDVNPSEEAAEKFREASLAQEVLTDPEKRRIVDMGGDPLEQPGAAGPGGQYGGFGGSGGLGDIFEAFFGGGSAGGRGPRSRVQPGADALLRQRITLEEAYQGVRKDIRVDTAVVCDHCQGSGSESKAKPVTCATCHGAGEVQEVQRSFLGNVMTSRPCPACQGFGEVIEDPCSRCDGEGRVRKNRDLTVSIPAGIADGMRVRMAGQGEVGHGGGSAGDLYVEVRVDRHPMFTREADHLHVSVRVPAIDAALGTSFEVPSLGGDTLVIDVPEGTQPGERLVLAGAGMPRLRAEGHGNLYAHVDVVIPTNLDERTRALLEEIRDLREDTTAVSDESSNDGGFFSRLRDKFKR encoded by the coding sequence GTGGCACGGGACTATTACGGCATCCTTGGCGTAAGCAAAGACGCCTCCGACTCGGAGATTAAAAAGGCCTACCGACGGCTGGCGCGCAAGTATCACCCCGACGTCAACCCCAGCGAGGAGGCGGCGGAGAAGTTCCGAGAAGCCAGCCTGGCTCAGGAGGTGCTCACGGACCCGGAGAAGCGACGCATCGTCGACATGGGCGGTGACCCCCTGGAGCAGCCGGGCGCGGCAGGACCGGGCGGCCAGTACGGTGGCTTCGGTGGTTCCGGCGGCCTAGGCGACATCTTCGAGGCGTTCTTCGGCGGCGGTTCCGCCGGCGGGCGGGGGCCGCGTTCCCGCGTCCAGCCGGGCGCCGACGCCCTGCTGCGTCAGCGCATCACCCTTGAAGAGGCGTACCAGGGGGTGCGCAAGGACATCCGCGTGGACACTGCAGTGGTGTGCGATCACTGCCAGGGTTCCGGCTCCGAGTCCAAGGCCAAGCCCGTTACCTGCGCTACCTGCCACGGCGCCGGTGAAGTCCAGGAGGTGCAGCGTTCCTTCCTGGGCAATGTCATGACCTCTCGGCCGTGCCCGGCATGCCAGGGCTTCGGTGAGGTGATCGAGGACCCATGTTCGCGCTGCGACGGCGAGGGCCGGGTGCGCAAGAACCGGGACCTCACTGTTTCCATCCCCGCCGGCATTGCCGACGGGATGCGGGTTCGCATGGCCGGCCAGGGCGAGGTGGGCCACGGTGGCGGGTCCGCCGGTGACCTCTACGTTGAGGTCCGGGTTGATCGACACCCGATGTTCACCCGGGAGGCGGATCACCTCCACGTCAGCGTCCGCGTCCCGGCCATCGACGCGGCCCTGGGCACCTCCTTCGAAGTGCCCTCGCTCGGCGGGGACACCTTAGTCATCGACGTCCCGGAGGGCACCCAGCCGGGCGAGCGTCTGGTGCTCGCCGGTGCGGGCATGCCCCGCCTGCGGGCGGAAGGCCACGGCAATCTCTACGCCCACGTCGACGTGGTCATCCCCACCAACCTCGACGAGCGCACCCGGGCCCTGCTGGAGGAAATTCGCGACCTCCGCGAGGACACCACCGCCGTGAGCGACGAGTCCTCGAACGACGGTGGCTTCTTCTCCCGCCTTCGGGATAAGTTCAAGCGATGA
- the hemW gene encoding radical SAM family heme chaperone HemW: MSFGVYVHVPFCATRCGYCDFNTYTPGELGSAASPEAYLQALETELRLGADVVGMPAETVFVGGGTPSLLGGAGLARVLDAVRNSFGLANGAEVTTEANPESTSPQFFAQLLDAGYTRVSLGMQSASSSVLRVLDRRHTPGRAVAAAHEARAAGFAHVNLDMIYGTPTETDDDVRATLDAILSAGVDHVSAYSLIVEDGTAMARKVRRGELPEPDEDVYADRYELISRRLAEAGFSWYEVSNWARGGGECQHNLLYWRNEQWWGAGPGAHSHVGDERFFNVKHPRRYYEQLNSGVLPIADRERLSSADVHTEELMLGLRLAEGVPASRIGVGAHDVLRRYAAAGLLDVGERVAVTERGRYLADGIIADILLAEERA, translated from the coding sequence ATGTCATTCGGCGTCTATGTCCACGTTCCGTTTTGCGCGACACGCTGCGGTTATTGTGACTTCAACACCTACACGCCGGGGGAACTCGGCTCCGCCGCCTCCCCAGAGGCTTATCTTCAGGCGCTGGAGACGGAATTGCGCCTCGGTGCCGACGTTGTGGGTATGCCCGCCGAGACGGTCTTCGTCGGCGGGGGAACACCCTCCCTGCTGGGCGGTGCGGGGCTTGCCCGGGTGCTAGACGCCGTGCGCAACTCTTTCGGCCTGGCCAACGGAGCCGAGGTCACCACCGAGGCCAATCCAGAGTCCACGTCGCCGCAGTTCTTCGCCCAGCTGCTCGACGCAGGGTATACGCGGGTGTCGCTGGGTATGCAGTCGGCGTCGTCGTCGGTGCTGCGGGTGCTCGACCGGCGCCACACGCCAGGGCGTGCCGTCGCCGCTGCGCACGAGGCTCGCGCCGCTGGCTTTGCCCACGTCAACTTGGACATGATCTACGGCACTCCCACGGAAACCGACGACGACGTTCGTGCCACTCTCGACGCGATCCTTTCCGCCGGCGTGGATCACGTCTCCGCCTACTCGCTGATCGTCGAGGACGGTACCGCCATGGCCCGAAAGGTCCGACGCGGTGAGCTCCCGGAGCCGGACGAGGACGTCTACGCTGACCGCTACGAGCTCATTTCCCGCCGGCTCGCCGAGGCTGGCTTCTCCTGGTACGAGGTGTCCAACTGGGCCCGCGGCGGCGGGGAGTGCCAGCACAACCTGCTGTATTGGCGCAACGAGCAGTGGTGGGGGGCCGGCCCGGGCGCTCACTCCCACGTCGGCGACGAACGCTTCTTCAATGTCAAGCATCCCCGCCGCTACTACGAACAGCTCAACAGTGGAGTCCTGCCCATCGCCGACCGGGAACGGCTCAGCAGCGCCGACGTACACACCGAAGAGCTCATGCTGGGACTCAGGCTTGCCGAGGGAGTTCCGGCGAGCCGGATCGGCGTCGGCGCGCACGACGTCCTGCGCCGCTACGCGGCAGCCGGGCTGCTCGACGTCGGCGAGCGAGTCGCGGTGACCGAACGCGGCCGCTACCTGGCCGACGGCATTATCGCCGACATCCTCCTCGCCGAGGAGCGCGCCTAG
- the hrcA gene encoding heat-inducible transcriptional repressor HrcA — translation MANATEKRRQEVLRAIITDFIASQEPVGSKALVERHHLNVSSATIRNDMAVLESEGYIAQQHASSGRIPTEKGYRAFVDSLGEVKPLSTAEKRAIATFLEGGVDLEDVLRRSVQLLAQFTRQAAVIQVPTLRVARVKHCEVVPLSPLRLLLVLITDTGRVDQRNVELDGPINQDQVARLRDTLNEALHGKTLRDASVSLAAILQDPPVDIAHHLLRAATILIETMVDQPTERLIVAGASNLTRLGHRAAPAALAGLIEALEEQVVVLKLMSDLPDFGDVAVSIGDENEDEGLRSASIVTTAYGSEQTGALGGLSVVGPTYMDYLGTISKVSAVARYVSRILSGE, via the coding sequence GTGGCTAATGCAACGGAGAAGCGGCGCCAGGAGGTGCTGCGCGCCATCATTACGGACTTCATCGCCTCGCAGGAGCCGGTAGGGTCCAAGGCCCTCGTCGAACGCCATCACCTCAACGTGTCCTCGGCGACGATCCGCAACGACATGGCAGTGCTGGAGTCTGAAGGCTACATCGCCCAGCAACACGCCAGTTCCGGGCGCATCCCGACGGAAAAAGGCTACCGGGCCTTCGTCGATTCCCTCGGCGAAGTCAAGCCCCTCAGCACAGCTGAGAAACGCGCCATAGCCACTTTCCTTGAAGGTGGGGTGGATCTTGAAGACGTGCTGCGCCGTTCGGTGCAGCTGCTCGCCCAATTCACCCGGCAGGCCGCGGTCATCCAGGTGCCCACTCTGCGGGTCGCCCGCGTCAAGCACTGCGAGGTGGTGCCGCTGAGCCCGCTTCGGCTCCTGCTCGTGCTCATCACCGACACCGGCCGGGTGGATCAGCGCAATGTCGAGCTCGACGGGCCCATCAACCAGGATCAGGTCGCGCGCCTGCGTGACACCCTTAACGAGGCCTTGCATGGCAAGACGCTACGCGACGCCTCCGTGTCTCTCGCCGCGATCCTCCAGGACCCGCCGGTGGATATTGCCCATCACCTGTTACGCGCGGCGACCATCCTCATCGAGACGATGGTGGACCAGCCGACAGAACGGCTAATCGTCGCCGGGGCATCTAACCTCACCCGCCTCGGCCACCGCGCCGCCCCGGCCGCACTGGCCGGGCTCATCGAGGCCCTGGAAGAGCAGGTGGTGGTGCTCAAGCTCATGAGCGACCTGCCGGACTTCGGGGACGTAGCCGTGAGCATTGGTGACGAGAATGAGGATGAGGGTTTGCGCTCGGCGTCGATCGTCACCACCGCCTACGGCTCGGAGCAGACCGGGGCGCTCGGCGGGTTGAGCGTCGTCGGGCCCACGTATATGGATTATCTGGGAACAATCTCTAAGGTATCCGCTGTTGCGCGTTATGTGAGCCGGATCCTCTCCGGCGAGTAA
- a CDS encoding CapA family protein — protein sequence MPRVPRHLSALALTSCLLPLAGCTIGTPERAPQAESGSAETPSASTPATEPLEITIAAAGDLLFHSPVNDNAALNAAAAGEGRAFDYRPQFAEISPLLTEADAAFCHLETPISWDNVNISTPGPYLIFNTPREAAMSIKEAGYDACDFASNHTLDQGLDGISATEDGVRTAGLGYAGPTMSKLDAGKAEMVDAGKATIGYLAYSYTLPNAGDVTYDIPEDAPWLAQAHWPTMEAEGILKHAQQARDDGADFVVVYLHWGLEYNQMPTDQQMDLAHDLLNSDLVDVVLGSHAHVIQPCEKINGKHVIYGMGNSISNQGPSQLAELPPSSQDGMIAQVTLKRAADGSVTSDFAYQPTWVDIDAGHIIRRVSPETNPDSWARTTQAVDALGGCDAKTISG from the coding sequence ATGCCTCGCGTCCCCCGTCACCTCTCCGCCCTTGCGCTGACGTCATGTCTCCTGCCTCTCGCCGGGTGCACGATAGGTACCCCGGAGCGAGCACCTCAGGCCGAATCCGGGTCAGCCGAGACGCCCAGCGCGTCGACGCCGGCCACCGAGCCGTTAGAGATCACCATCGCCGCGGCCGGTGACCTGCTGTTTCACTCTCCGGTCAACGATAACGCCGCACTGAACGCCGCAGCTGCCGGCGAGGGCCGCGCCTTCGACTACCGACCGCAATTCGCGGAAATCTCTCCGCTCCTCACCGAGGCTGACGCCGCATTCTGCCACCTAGAGACCCCCATCAGCTGGGACAACGTCAATATCTCCACCCCGGGGCCGTACCTGATCTTCAATACCCCGCGCGAGGCGGCGATGTCCATCAAGGAAGCCGGCTACGACGCCTGCGACTTCGCCTCCAATCACACCCTCGACCAGGGCCTCGACGGCATTTCCGCCACCGAGGACGGCGTGCGTACCGCCGGGCTGGGTTACGCGGGACCGACGATGAGCAAGCTCGACGCCGGCAAGGCCGAGATGGTCGACGCTGGGAAGGCCACCATCGGCTACCTCGCCTACTCCTACACTCTGCCCAACGCCGGCGACGTCACCTACGACATTCCCGAGGACGCACCGTGGTTGGCTCAGGCGCACTGGCCGACCATGGAGGCCGAGGGCATCCTCAAACACGCCCAACAGGCCCGGGACGACGGCGCCGACTTCGTGGTGGTGTATCTGCACTGGGGGCTTGAGTACAACCAGATGCCCACCGACCAGCAGATGGATCTCGCGCATGACCTGCTCAACTCCGACCTAGTGGATGTGGTGCTTGGCTCTCACGCCCACGTGATCCAGCCGTGCGAGAAAATCAACGGCAAGCACGTCATCTACGGCATGGGAAACTCCATCTCCAACCAGGGTCCGTCCCAGCTCGCCGAGCTGCCGCCGTCGTCTCAGGACGGGATGATCGCCCAGGTCACCCTCAAGCGCGCGGCGGATGGCTCCGTCACCAGCGACTTCGCTTACCAGCCGACATGGGTAGACATCGACGCCGGTCATATCATCAGGCGGGTCAGCCCGGAGACGAACCCGGATTCGTGGGCGCGGACCACCCAGGCCGTCGACGCGCTCGGGGGTTGCGACGCAAAGACCATCTCCGGGTAA
- a CDS encoding AMP-dependent synthetase/ligase: MALAKSNPHLVLFYRQAHYDWVNVTARDYVREILDVAKGLVSMGVQPGDRVILLSGTRYEWMLLGYAIWAAGATAVPIYPSSSLSQIQWIVEDSGAVLALTETRDHTDLMEHLILQPDGSPTLAGSPSQLRRILEINAAAVDTLAFEGRGVSDEEIRGRIDAIAHDDVASITYTSGTTGNPKGCMLTHYNWIFQVRALLHDGIGKLGRPGTRVVTYLPLAHVLAHAVAQTIAISGGTQAYWSDTKTLTTAFERFRPQLVLGVPRVYEKVRNGAYQKALQGGPVKAALFRRAESTAIEYSKALDTPEGPTKALQLRHRLYDKLVYSKIRAALGGQVETAITGGSAMSPDLSHFFRGLGAPVYEGYGLTETTAACAVCNEDQRIGSVGQPVGGYGARINDDGEICISGGGVFKGYWRNDAATQEAVVDGWFNTGDLGEISESGHITITGRKKDLIVTAGGKNISPGPMEDILREHPLISQALMVGDGKPFPAALITLDEDELTRWKLDHNVPANKSVRDLATDPGLRSEIQDAINAANATVSHAEGIKKFRILDRDLTEEDNELTATMKVKRHVVFKRFAKEIDKMYQR; this comes from the coding sequence ATGGCTCTCGCGAAATCCAACCCGCACCTCGTGCTCTTCTACCGCCAGGCTCACTACGACTGGGTAAACGTCACCGCCCGCGACTACGTCCGGGAGATCCTGGACGTCGCCAAGGGACTAGTGAGCATGGGGGTCCAGCCCGGAGACCGGGTGATTCTGCTCAGCGGCACCCGTTACGAGTGGATGCTGCTCGGCTACGCCATTTGGGCCGCCGGGGCCACGGCCGTGCCGATCTACCCGTCGTCGAGCCTGAGCCAGATCCAGTGGATCGTGGAGGACTCCGGCGCGGTGCTCGCGCTCACCGAGACCCGCGATCACACCGACCTCATGGAACACCTCATCCTTCAGCCCGACGGCTCCCCGACGCTGGCCGGCTCGCCCTCGCAGCTGCGCCGGATCTTGGAGATCAACGCCGCCGCCGTCGACACCCTCGCTTTTGAGGGCCGCGGCGTGAGCGACGAGGAAATCCGCGGCCGCATCGACGCCATCGCACACGATGACGTCGCCAGCATCACCTACACCTCCGGCACGACGGGTAACCCCAAGGGGTGCATGCTCACCCACTACAACTGGATCTTCCAGGTTCGGGCGTTGCTGCACGACGGCATCGGCAAGCTCGGCCGGCCGGGAACAAGGGTCGTCACCTACCTGCCGCTCGCCCACGTGCTGGCCCACGCCGTCGCCCAAACCATTGCCATCTCGGGCGGCACCCAGGCCTATTGGTCGGATACCAAGACCCTGACCACGGCCTTCGAGCGTTTCCGGCCCCAGCTGGTCCTCGGCGTGCCGCGAGTCTACGAAAAGGTGCGCAACGGCGCCTACCAGAAAGCGCTCCAGGGCGGGCCGGTCAAGGCCGCGCTCTTCCGCCGCGCCGAATCCACCGCTATCGAGTATTCGAAGGCGCTCGATACCCCGGAGGGCCCCACGAAGGCGCTGCAGCTGCGCCACCGCCTCTACGACAAGCTTGTCTACTCGAAGATCCGCGCAGCCCTCGGCGGGCAGGTGGAGACCGCCATCACGGGTGGCTCGGCCATGAGCCCGGACCTGTCGCACTTCTTCCGCGGACTCGGCGCCCCCGTCTACGAGGGCTACGGCCTGACCGAGACGACGGCCGCCTGCGCGGTGTGCAACGAGGACCAGCGCATCGGCAGCGTCGGGCAGCCGGTGGGCGGCTACGGCGCCCGCATCAACGACGACGGCGAGATCTGCATCTCCGGTGGGGGAGTCTTCAAGGGCTACTGGCGTAACGACGCCGCCACGCAGGAAGCCGTGGTGGACGGCTGGTTTAACACCGGCGATCTGGGTGAGATCTCCGAGTCCGGGCATATCACCATCACCGGCCGGAAGAAGGACCTCATCGTCACCGCCGGCGGCAAGAACATCTCGCCCGGGCCCATGGAGGACATTCTGCGGGAGCACCCGCTCATCTCCCAGGCCCTCATGGTCGGCGACGGAAAGCCCTTCCCGGCAGCCCTCATCACCTTGGACGAGGACGAGCTCACCCGGTGGAAGCTGGACCACAATGTCCCGGCCAACAAGTCCGTGCGTGACCTTGCCACAGACCCGGGCCTGCGCAGCGAAATCCAGGACGCCATCAACGCCGCTAACGCCACGGTCAGCCATGCGGAGGGGATCAAGAAGTTCCGTATCCTCGACCGCGATCTCACCGAGGAGGACAACGAGCTCACCGCCACCATGAAGGTGAAGCGCCACGTGGTGTTCAAGCGCTTCGCCAAGGAGATCGACAAGATGTACCAACGCTAG
- a CDS encoding CNNM domain-containing protein, with amino-acid sequence MAWYWSLTWTIILLVLSAFFVAIEFSLLSARRHRLEEQAETSAAARAGLRSLNELTMMLAGAQLGITAVTFALGAITKPWVHHMIEPLLEQVGLPAGTAGAVSFLLALFIVTFIHLVVGEMAPKSWAIAHPETALRIIAVPARWFVTVFRPLLAWINRCANRLVRLAGQDPVDRAAAKGYTTEMLHNLVQHSLETGALDADSAKDIEGIIALESSNIGEAVKSYGSPARELPVDATIADVHRVAREQNFLRIFITDPESVIPNVVYIRDTTLAAPTEPAVAYAHPPQRVTADTPIADVLDLMRETQEQIVVVLNDDAVLGIITWDDIMNQLWPEIEDQLDRAKN; translated from the coding sequence ATGGCGTGGTATTGGTCGCTGACCTGGACAATTATCCTGCTGGTGCTCTCTGCTTTCTTCGTGGCCATCGAGTTCTCACTGCTGTCCGCCCGCCGCCACCGCCTGGAGGAGCAGGCCGAGACCTCCGCCGCGGCCCGCGCGGGTCTGCGCAGCCTCAACGAGCTGACCATGATGCTGGCCGGCGCGCAGCTGGGTATCACCGCGGTCACCTTCGCCCTTGGCGCGATCACCAAGCCGTGGGTCCACCACATGATCGAACCGCTGTTGGAACAGGTGGGGCTGCCCGCGGGCACCGCTGGGGCGGTGTCCTTCCTCCTAGCGCTGTTCATCGTCACGTTCATCCACCTTGTTGTCGGCGAAATGGCCCCGAAGTCGTGGGCTATTGCTCACCCGGAAACCGCCCTGCGCATCATCGCCGTGCCGGCGCGCTGGTTCGTCACCGTTTTTCGGCCGCTGCTGGCGTGGATCAACCGCTGCGCCAACCGGCTGGTGCGCCTGGCCGGCCAGGATCCGGTAGACCGTGCCGCAGCCAAGGGATACACCACCGAGATGCTGCATAACCTCGTGCAGCACTCGCTGGAGACGGGGGCACTGGACGCCGACTCCGCCAAGGACATCGAAGGCATCATCGCGCTGGAGTCCAGCAACATCGGCGAGGCGGTGAAGAGCTACGGCTCCCCGGCCCGGGAACTGCCCGTCGACGCCACCATCGCCGACGTTCACCGCGTGGCACGGGAGCAGAACTTCCTACGTATCTTCATCACCGACCCCGAGTCGGTGATCCCCAACGTCGTCTACATCCGAGACACCACCCTCGCCGCCCCCACCGAGCCCGCCGTGGCGTATGCCCATCCGCCGCAGCGAGTCACCGCAGACACCCCCATCGCCGACGTCCTCGACCTCATGCGAGAGACCCAGGAGCAGATCGTCGTCGTCCTCAACGACGACGCCGTCCTCGGCATCATCACCTGGGATGACATCATGAACCAGCTGTGGCCCGAGATCGAGGACCAGCTGGACCGTGCCAAAAACTAG
- the malQ gene encoding 4-alpha-glucanotransferase: MSYEDNLKHLAQAFGIATDYLAITGETVEATGDTLLQLLRAMGVDLPTDPTEADLAQALESKHLTSASRPLPASIVGVEGTEIGFVAHVHDGAEAKVRIELEDGSTREVYQDENWTPPTEVDSVMWGEASFHVPGNLPRGYHRVVLESEGVEASAHLIITPARLSTTDRFLNDRRFGVMAQLYSVRSEGSWGIGDFHDLGELAATLHREIGADFLLINPLHAAEPFPPIEDSPYLPTSRRFVNPLYLRVEDTAEFAALPEATRTAIAALSEEFKARNRDPEKIDRNPIYSAKLDVLRDIFADGLPAHRDEQLDAYLDSHGESLTAFARWCAQQEIDHLWSNTRHASPPSLDELTRFYVWLQFLCDEQLAAAQATALDAGMEIGVITDLAVGVHPCGADAATMAELLVHDASVGAPPDPYNELGQDWSQPPWNPHALAEVGYRPWRKMIADALHHSGGIRVDHVLGLFRLFWMPRFEPPSSGTYVYYDFEAMVGILALEAERAGAIVIGEDLGTFEPWVQDVLASRGILGTSVLWFESSPDGSGPRRPHEYRRQALSAVGTHDLPPTAGYLDGEHIRLRTELGLLHRSAEAEFDEDLRHQNAVFARIQQAGLFDGDLAEADFSTAQRETRGELGDLLVGLHRYIAATPSALTVTNLVDLVGDVRIQNQPGTNGEQYANWRIPLCDTEGNPVLIEDLPGCSLLHRVGEASKR; encoded by the coding sequence GTGAGTTACGAGGACAACCTGAAACATTTAGCTCAGGCCTTCGGAATCGCCACGGATTACCTGGCGATTACCGGTGAGACCGTCGAAGCTACCGGGGACACCCTTCTTCAGCTGCTCCGAGCCATGGGGGTAGACCTCCCCACGGATCCCACCGAAGCGGACCTGGCGCAGGCCCTGGAAAGCAAACACCTCACCTCGGCCAGTCGGCCCCTGCCGGCCTCGATCGTTGGCGTTGAGGGAACCGAGATCGGTTTCGTCGCCCACGTGCACGACGGTGCCGAAGCGAAGGTCCGAATAGAGCTGGAGGACGGCTCCACCCGGGAGGTTTACCAGGATGAAAACTGGACTCCCCCGACAGAGGTTGACTCCGTTATGTGGGGTGAGGCCAGCTTCCACGTCCCGGGTAACCTGCCGCGCGGCTACCACCGGGTTGTGCTCGAATCCGAAGGTGTTGAGGCCAGCGCCCACCTCATCATCACCCCCGCCCGACTGTCAACGACGGACCGTTTCCTCAACGATCGTCGCTTCGGTGTCATGGCGCAGCTGTACTCCGTGCGCTCCGAGGGCAGCTGGGGAATCGGCGACTTCCACGACCTCGGTGAGCTGGCGGCCACCCTGCACCGGGAGATCGGTGCCGATTTCCTGCTTATCAACCCGCTCCACGCCGCCGAGCCTTTCCCCCCAATCGAGGATTCGCCGTACCTGCCCACGTCCCGGCGCTTCGTCAACCCCCTCTACCTGCGTGTCGAAGACACCGCGGAATTCGCAGCCCTTCCTGAAGCCACCCGCACTGCCATCGCCGCGCTCAGCGAGGAGTTCAAGGCCCGCAACCGCGACCCGGAGAAGATCGACCGCAACCCGATCTATTCCGCGAAACTCGACGTGCTGCGCGACATCTTCGCCGACGGCCTGCCCGCGCACCGCGACGAGCAGCTCGACGCCTACCTGGACAGCCACGGCGAAAGCCTCACCGCCTTTGCCCGCTGGTGCGCCCAGCAAGAGATTGACCACCTCTGGTCGAACACCCGCCACGCAAGCCCGCCGAGCCTGGACGAGTTAACCCGCTTCTACGTCTGGTTGCAATTCCTCTGCGATGAGCAACTCGCCGCGGCCCAAGCAACAGCCCTCGACGCCGGCATGGAAATTGGCGTTATCACGGACCTGGCGGTGGGCGTGCACCCCTGCGGCGCGGACGCGGCCACCATGGCGGAGCTGCTCGTCCACGACGCCTCCGTGGGGGCGCCGCCGGATCCCTACAACGAACTGGGCCAGGACTGGTCCCAGCCGCCGTGGAACCCACACGCCCTCGCCGAAGTGGGCTACCGGCCGTGGCGGAAGATGATTGCCGACGCGCTGCACCATTCGGGAGGCATCCGGGTGGACCACGTCCTGGGGCTCTTCCGGCTGTTCTGGATGCCACGTTTCGAGCCCCCGTCGTCCGGCACCTACGTCTATTACGACTTCGAAGCGATGGTGGGCATCCTCGCCCTGGAGGCGGAACGCGCCGGGGCAATCGTCATCGGCGAGGACCTCGGGACCTTCGAGCCCTGGGTGCAAGACGTCCTGGCATCCCGCGGCATCCTCGGCACCTCCGTGCTGTGGTTCGAGTCCTCCCCCGACGGCTCCGGGCCCCGCCGGCCCCACGAGTACCGCCGGCAGGCGCTGTCCGCCGTCGGCACCCACGACTTGCCGCCAACGGCGGGCTACCTCGACGGCGAGCACATTCGCCTCCGCACCGAGCTCGGCCTGCTGCACCGCAGCGCTGAGGCGGAATTCGACGAAGACCTCCGGCACCAGAACGCCGTCTTTGCCCGCATCCAGCAGGCTGGATTGTTTGATGGTGACCTGGCCGAGGCCGACTTCTCCACTGCCCAACGCGAGACTCGTGGGGAACTTGGGGACTTGCTCGTCGGACTGCACCGATACATTGCGGCTACCCCGTCGGCACTGACAGTGACGAATCTGGTGGACCTAGTTGGCGACGTGCGAATACAGAATCAGCCCGGCACCAATGGCGAGCAGTATGCGAACTGGCGCATCCCCCTGTGCGATACCGAGGGCAACCCTGTGCTCATCGAGGACTTACCAGGCTGCTCGCTGCTCCATCGGGTGGGAGAGGCGTCGAAGCGCTAA
- a CDS encoding hemolysin family protein, whose product MTSALLMLLLGMTIIVVIVAWCGFHVAQEFAFMSVDRQELRAAADRGDNAAKTALGITKRTSFMLSGAQLGITVSGLITGFIAEPLVGEALGTIFGTVGIPHGVAVGIGTVAALAVSTLLMMIFGELFPKNYTIAAPLSSSRWLARPTQLYLMAFGWLIKFFDWSSNSLLKAVGIDPVEDVDSTANRDDLEHVLEDSRDSGSLDVDTFLVLDRMLEFPEQDVDHAMIPRSRVSVFEPESTVAQAREEMYQSHTRFPVINDEHEPMGIVHVLDVLDPNLDPDTPVTELMRKPVIVHELMSLPDAVADIRSAGDKIACVIDEYGGFVGIITLEDLGEEVLGDISDEHEATDSEEITPTAEDVWIADGDTPVDEVIRAVGYELPEGDYETLSGLLLAEHGGLIDEGEEVIVNLEALPEDYVDGDELPERALHAQVLEVERNVPSEIKLTLVEADAEHEEEK is encoded by the coding sequence ATGACTTCAGCACTGCTCATGCTCCTGCTCGGAATGACCATCATCGTGGTCATCGTGGCGTGGTGTGGTTTCCACGTCGCTCAGGAATTCGCCTTCATGTCGGTGGACCGCCAGGAACTACGCGCCGCCGCGGACCGGGGGGACAACGCCGCCAAGACGGCCCTGGGAATCACCAAGAGGACGTCGTTCATGCTCTCCGGCGCCCAGTTGGGTATTACCGTCTCCGGCCTGATTACCGGCTTCATCGCGGAGCCGCTGGTCGGCGAGGCGCTGGGAACCATCTTCGGAACCGTCGGCATCCCTCACGGCGTGGCCGTCGGCATCGGTACCGTCGCCGCCCTGGCCGTGAGCACCCTGCTCATGATGATCTTCGGTGAGCTCTTCCCGAAGAACTACACCATCGCCGCTCCCCTGAGCTCCTCGCGGTGGCTGGCACGTCCCACCCAGCTCTACCTCATGGCCTTCGGCTGGCTCATCAAGTTCTTCGACTGGTCGTCGAACAGCCTGCTCAAGGCCGTCGGCATCGACCCGGTTGAGGACGTGGACTCCACGGCGAACCGGGACGACCTGGAACACGTGCTGGAGGACTCGCGGGATTCGGGTTCCCTGGACGTGGACACGTTTTTGGTGCTCGACCGGATGCTGGAGTTCCCCGAGCAGGACGTGGACCATGCCATGATTCCTCGCTCTCGGGTGTCTGTCTTCGAACCAGAATCCACCGTCGCCCAGGCCCGGGAGGAGATGTACCAATCCCACACCCGCTTCCCGGTCATCAACGACGAGCACGAGCCGATGGGCATCGTTCACGTCCTTGACGTTCTCGATCCCAACCTAGACCCGGACACGCCGGTCACCGAGCTCATGCGCAAACCGGTCATCGTGCACGAACTGATGTCGCTTCCCGACGCGGTGGCGGACATCCGCTCCGCGGGCGACAAGATCGCCTGCGTCATCGACGAGTACGGCGGATTCGTGGGCATCATCACCCTGGAGGACCTGGGCGAGGAAGTGCTCGGCGACATCTCCGATGAGCACGAGGCCACCGACAGCGAAGAAATCACCCCCACCGCGGAGGACGTGTGGATCGCCGATGGCGACACACCCGTCGACGAAGTCATCCGCGCCGTCGGCTACGAGCTGCCCGAAGGCGACTACGAAACTCTCTCCGGCCTGTTGCTCGCCGAACACGGCGGGCTCATCGACGAGGGCGAGGAAGTCATCGTCAACCTGGAGGCGCTGCCCGAGGATTACGTCGATGGCGACGAGCTGCCCGAGCGCGCCCTGCACGCCCAAGTGTTGGAAGTTGAGCGCAACGTCCCCAGCGAGATCAAGCTCACGCTCGTGGAGGCCGACGCTGAGCACGAGGAGGAAAAATAA